The Candidatus Caldatribacterium sp. genome window below encodes:
- a CDS encoding carbohydrate ABC transporter permease, translating into MKRRVKGKQRRRRLFVTSLFAFLLVLVTVLFLAPTLWMVSTSLKPKAEVFEPKVRWIPKTPTMDNYVRAFALLPLVTLTLVLTCFCDILAAYAFARLRFRGRELLYALVLFTIMVPIYSSAVPLYRVIRAMGLIDTKTGIVLPQAAEAIGVFLLTQFFRSIPKELSEAAKMDGANEWTILWRIVVPLAKPAVAVLLILTFANTWNSFFWPLIVAQSNASITFPVGMGSVMSGFHEGAEAREYGLVMATSVIACLPTVVAFLILQRRFVEGISMSGLKG; encoded by the coding sequence GTGAAAAGGCGAGTAAAGGGAAAACAAAGACGACGAAGATTGTTTGTAACTTCACTTTTTGCTTTCCTCTTGGTGCTTGTAACAGTTTTGTTTTTGGCTCCTACTCTTTGGATGGTTTCCACCTCTTTGAAGCCCAAAGCAGAGGTCTTTGAGCCGAAAGTACGCTGGATTCCCAAGACCCCTACTATGGATAACTATGTTAGGGCTTTTGCCTTGTTACCTTTAGTAACGCTTACCCTTGTTCTAACGTGCTTCTGTGACATCCTGGCAGCTTATGCCTTTGCTCGATTGAGATTCAGGGGGAGAGAGCTCTTGTACGCGCTCGTCCTATTTACTATTATGGTGCCAATCTATTCGTCCGCCGTCCCACTGTACAGGGTTATCAGAGCTATGGGGCTGATTGATACGAAGACTGGCATTGTACTTCCTCAGGCGGCGGAGGCTATTGGCGTTTTCCTGCTCACCCAATTTTTCAGAAGCATTCCTAAGGAGCTCAGCGAGGCGGCGAAAATGGACGGTGCTAACGAGTGGACTATTCTTTGGCGTATTGTAGTCCCTCTTGCTAAGCCAGCTGTTGCTGTGCTCCTTATTTTGACCTTTGCCAATACCTGGAATAGCTTCTTTTGGCCCCTCATTGTGGCTCAGAGCAATGCGTCAATTACCTTTCCTGTAGGAATGGGTAGTGTTATGTCTGGCTTCCATGAGGGCGCAGAGGCCAGAGAATATGGTTTGGTTATGGCTACCTCTGTTATTGCCTGCTTACCCACCGTTGTTGCCTTCTTAATTCTTCAGAGAAGGTTTGTTGAGGGTATTTCTATGAGTGGACTTAAAGGGTAA
- a CDS encoding class II fructose-bisphosphate aldolase encodes MPLVPTSLLLRLAEEREFALPAFNIPVFEFILWILEEAEKLRAPVIIQVAPVEYRALDIRAFRGILLSLSEHFSIPFSLHLDHAHTEEEVLLAVRHGFSSVMIDGSRLPFSENVAVTRKILGIARPVGVLVEGELGKVGGLEGDVDGEEELFTSPEEAEAFVREAPVDLLAVAVGTRHGFYTGTPKLELGLLEEIRGRTGLPLVLHGGSGTPQEELQGAVARGVRKINYSTALRAAYLEAFREILGRRPDDVALHRMLPEVGHAVRQVVAECIVASCAQGKV; translated from the coding sequence GTGCCCCTTGTCCCGACCTCGCTTCTTCTTCGTTTAGCGGAGGAGCGGGAGTTTGCCCTTCCGGCCTTCAACATCCCGGTTTTCGAGTTCATCCTCTGGATTCTCGAGGAGGCGGAGAAACTCCGGGCTCCCGTCATCATCCAGGTGGCACCGGTGGAGTACCGGGCTTTGGATATCCGCGCCTTCCGAGGGATTCTCCTTTCCCTTTCGGAGCACTTCTCCATCCCCTTTTCTCTTCATCTTGACCATGCCCACACGGAAGAGGAGGTCCTCCTTGCCGTACGGCACGGTTTCTCCTCGGTGATGATTGACGGATCGCGCCTTCCTTTCTCGGAGAACGTAGCGGTTACAAGGAAAATCCTTGGCATCGCCCGCCCGGTTGGGGTTCTCGTTGAAGGGGAGCTCGGGAAAGTCGGGGGACTTGAGGGCGACGTGGACGGGGAGGAAGAGCTCTTCACCTCCCCGGAGGAAGCGGAAGCCTTTGTGCGGGAGGCACCGGTGGACCTCCTTGCCGTGGCTGTCGGAACCCGCCATGGATTCTACACCGGGACTCCGAAGCTTGAGCTCGGGCTCCTTGAGGAAATCCGGGGAAGAACCGGACTGCCCCTTGTCCTCCATGGGGGAAGCGGGACACCGCAGGAAGAGCTCCAGGGCGCTGTTGCCCGGGGTGTCCGGAAAATCAACTACAGCACTGCTTTGCGGGCTGCGTATCTTGAGGCCTTCCGGGAGATTCTCGGGCGCCGCCCGGATGATGTTGCCCTGCACCGGATGCTCCCTGAAGTTGGGCATGCGGTGCGGCAGGTTGTTGCAGAATGCATTGTCGCCTCCTGTGCCCAGGGGAAGGTGTAG
- a CDS encoding sugar ABC transporter permease, producing MKKRINLNVMESPLWFLLPYFFLFSVFKLGPIIANFVVSGYDLDIVGKGSFIGFKNYVTLLKDRLFWVALKNTLYYLSLVGPVNVVGGLFLALLLNQHIKGRTVARTAVFMPYVIMVTVVGVLWRWILESRYGILNYYLGFFGIKPIPWLTSPSTAMIGIFIASVWWTIGYNTVIFLAGLQDVPRELIEASQIDGASPLRRLISVILPCLRPTTFFVVLTTIIYSLQVFGQVYTMTGGGPRYATLTVVQYLYVVGFRLFKLGYSATISAVLFAVILVMSLGVLKFLRQTVD from the coding sequence ATGAAAAAGAGGATTAATCTCAATGTTATGGAATCTCCTTTGTGGTTTCTCCTTCCATATTTCTTCCTTTTCTCTGTTTTCAAGCTCGGTCCCATCATTGCTAATTTTGTGGTAAGTGGCTACGACCTCGATATTGTGGGAAAGGGAAGTTTTATAGGGTTCAAGAACTACGTAACTCTGCTGAAGGACCGACTCTTTTGGGTAGCCTTGAAGAACACTCTCTACTATCTCAGTCTTGTTGGTCCAGTGAACGTTGTAGGTGGTCTCTTTCTGGCCCTTCTTTTGAACCAGCACATCAAGGGCCGGACAGTAGCGAGAACTGCCGTTTTTATGCCTTACGTAATTATGGTTACCGTGGTAGGGGTTCTTTGGCGGTGGATTTTGGAGAGCAGATATGGGATCCTCAACTACTATTTGGGATTTTTTGGTATCAAGCCGATACCTTGGCTCACGAGCCCCTCAACTGCGATGATTGGCATTTTTATTGCCTCAGTGTGGTGGACCATTGGTTACAACACGGTAATATTTTTAGCTGGTTTACAAGATGTTCCAAGAGAACTCATCGAAGCCTCGCAGATAGATGGTGCATCTCCCTTGAGGAGGCTCATTAGTGTTATTTTGCCCTGCCTGCGACCTACTACCTTCTTTGTGGTACTGACGACGATTATCTATTCCCTCCAAGTCTTTGGCCAAGTCTACACCATGACTGGTGGAGGGCCTCGCTATGCAACGCTAACCGTTGTTCAGTACCTCTATGTTGTCGGGTTTAGACTCTTTAAGCTTGGTTACTCTGCTACTATTAGCGCTGTTCTCTTTGCAGTCATTCTGGTTATGTCGCTTGGAGTGCTAAAATTCTTGAGGCAGACGGTTGACTAA
- a CDS encoding bifunctional homocysteine S-methyltransferase/methylenetetrahydrofolate reductase — protein sequence MQPFLEFLKATRVCLCDGAMGTELLRRGYPKDAPLELANLTAPEIVSAIHREYLLAGAKLLETNTFGANALKLSPFGLEAEVADIVKQGVRLARDAAEGRAYVLGSVGPLGKPVGRGFGIEEEKAREVYSEQIGALLEAGVDAVLFETMASTQEVEIALEVLRSLDASIPCIVQFSFLSGGITRYGESMAKVLAFLKTAGASIVGINCGSGPHEAVRFLEEFSRYLSGPFSIQPNAGYPQIVQGRTVFGASPEYFASFAGTFVRLGAKILGGCCGTTPEHIQALAQAIENLKEEPVIEVVEEERERITLLSLPPSAFREKLGRHFVFTVEVNPPKGTDLERVKEGVRLLQEAGVDAVNISDSPMARVRISPIALAHILKEELGVESIVHFTCRDRNLISLQSELLGAFALGVQNILALTGDPPSVGDHPFARPVFEVNSEGLVLILSRLNNGFDFAGNPLGQATNFTIGVALNLNAPDMEKEIERLKRKIDNGAHFILTQPIYEAETLERFLERFRDPLPPVLGGILPLRSFRHAEFLHHEVPGIVIPEHLRARMAKAQDPKEEGIAIACEVARRIKPLVAGIYIMPPFERCEMARAIIESLRKEE from the coding sequence TTGCAGCCCTTCCTTGAGTTCCTCAAGGCCACAAGGGTTTGCCTCTGCGACGGTGCGATGGGAACGGAGCTCCTCCGCCGTGGGTACCCCAAGGATGCCCCCCTGGAGCTTGCCAACCTCACAGCCCCGGAAATTGTTTCGGCCATCCACCGGGAGTACCTCCTTGCGGGGGCAAAGCTTTTGGAGACGAACACCTTCGGAGCCAACGCCCTGAAACTCTCCCCCTTTGGGCTTGAGGCGGAGGTTGCGGATATTGTGAAACAAGGCGTTCGCCTTGCAAGGGACGCTGCTGAGGGCAGGGCGTACGTTTTGGGAAGCGTGGGACCCCTTGGGAAGCCTGTTGGCAGGGGCTTTGGCATCGAGGAGGAGAAAGCAAGGGAAGTGTACAGTGAGCAGATTGGAGCCCTCCTTGAGGCCGGAGTCGATGCCGTTCTCTTTGAGACCATGGCATCAACCCAGGAAGTGGAAATCGCCCTTGAGGTTTTGCGGTCCCTTGATGCGAGCATTCCCTGCATCGTCCAGTTTTCCTTTCTTTCGGGAGGGATCACCCGGTACGGCGAGTCCATGGCTAAAGTCCTTGCCTTTTTGAAGACCGCCGGTGCCTCTATTGTGGGTATCAACTGTGGGAGCGGTCCTCATGAGGCGGTGCGGTTCCTTGAGGAGTTCTCCCGCTACCTTTCCGGTCCCTTCTCGATTCAACCGAATGCCGGGTACCCCCAGATCGTCCAGGGGCGTACGGTCTTTGGGGCCTCACCGGAGTACTTCGCCTCCTTTGCCGGGACCTTTGTGCGCCTTGGGGCAAAAATCCTTGGGGGATGCTGCGGCACAACTCCAGAGCACATTCAAGCCCTGGCACAGGCCATAGAAAACCTCAAGGAGGAGCCAGTCATCGAGGTGGTGGAGGAGGAGAGGGAAAGAATCACCCTCTTGTCCCTTCCGCCCTCGGCGTTCCGGGAAAAACTCGGCAGACACTTCGTCTTCACCGTGGAGGTGAACCCCCCGAAGGGAACAGACCTCGAGAGAGTAAAAGAGGGTGTCCGTCTCCTGCAGGAGGCCGGGGTCGATGCGGTGAACATTTCCGATTCCCCCATGGCCCGGGTTCGTATTTCCCCCATTGCCCTTGCCCATATCCTCAAGGAGGAGCTGGGGGTGGAGTCCATTGTCCACTTCACCTGCCGCGACCGGAACCTCATCTCTCTCCAGTCGGAGCTCCTTGGAGCCTTCGCCCTGGGGGTCCAGAACATCCTCGCCCTCACAGGAGACCCTCCTTCCGTTGGGGACCATCCCTTCGCCCGCCCGGTCTTTGAGGTGAACTCTGAAGGGCTGGTGCTCATCCTGAGCCGGCTCAATAATGGCTTTGACTTTGCCGGGAACCCCTTAGGGCAGGCCACGAACTTCACCATTGGAGTGGCCTTGAACCTCAACGCTCCGGATATGGAAAAGGAAATCGAGCGCCTCAAAAGGAAAATCGACAACGGGGCGCATTTCATCCTCACCCAGCCGATTTACGAGGCAGAGACCCTTGAGCGGTTCCTCGAGCGCTTCCGCGATCCTCTTCCTCCCGTCCTTGGGGGCATTCTGCCTCTGCGCTCTTTCCGCCATGCCGAGTTCCTCCACCACGAGGTCCCAGGAATCGTGATTCCTGAGCACCTCCGGGCCCGTATGGCA